The following proteins are encoded in a genomic region of Zea mays cultivar B73 chromosome 9, Zm-B73-REFERENCE-NAM-5.0, whole genome shotgun sequence:
- the LOC103639885 gene encoding phosphatidylinositol/phosphatidylcholine transfer protein SFH8, whose product MTVAALQAMDTLSRWGTMLRDSLRRSQGNTDGMVTILGSLNHRLSALEAAMRPTHGLRVARSRPRAVACREQCSAIVLPTTHSRRAYHSPLCSSQAVSLEVAATGAKPSRVGVRAPAAGAQQSGDCRLADTTQIKDAEWSTNWPIWKGILQQDMNHLYVVIQTTLFVVLVVFEVMSQMDRYIKYHVQEFDRAFRERFPACTLAAKRHIDSTTTILDVQGVGFKNFSRTARELVNRMQKIDSDYYPETLHQMFVVNAGSGFKWIWNSVKGFLDPKTSSKIHVLGSNYQSRLLEVIDSSELPELLGGSCTCSDKGGCLGSNKGPWNDPYILKLIHNLEAGCMRETTKPVSEGGERSSSSFRLEQMKWQGMLSDISNAESGSDVDDFGPSFVHKVSGYGCLTPVREEVKGTDCATYLSCDDQSHPDMVPEFYHGVQRTTEMVQKQMADFRQYSTNR is encoded by the exons ATGACGGTGGCGGCTCTGCAGGCGATGGACACGCTGTCGCGGTGGGGGACCATGCTGCGGGACTCTCTGCGGCGAAGCCAAGGGAACACGGACGGCATGGTCACCATCCTCGGCTCCTTGAACCACCGCCTCTCCGCGCTCGAGGCCGCAATGCGCCCCACCCACGGCCTTAGAGTCGCTCGTTCCCGGCCGCGTGCA GTCGCGTGCAGGGAGCAGTGCAGTGCCATCGTGCTGCCTACCACGCACTCGCGCAGGGCGTATCACTCACCTCTTTGCTCGAGCCAAGCTGTGAGCTTGGAAGTGGCGGCCACGGGCGCCAAGCCAAGCCGCGTGGGCGTGAGGGCGCCGGCCGCGGGCGCTCAGCAGAGTGGGGA TTGCAGGCTTGCAGATACTACCCAGATCAAAGATGCAGAATGGAGCACCAATTGGCCAATTTGGAAAGGTATCCTTCAGCAGGACATGAATCACCTTTATGTTGTTATTCAGACTACTCTTTTCGTGGTACTGGTAGTATTTGAAGTCATGAG TCAGATGGATCGCTACATCAAGTACCATGTCCAGGAGTTTGATAGGGCCTTCAGGGAGAGGTTCCCTGCCTGCACATTGGCTGCTAAGAGGCACATTGACTCCACCACTACCATCTTGGACGTCCAGGGTGTG GGGTTTAAGAATTTCTCCAGGACTGCTAGAGAACTTGTAAACCGAATGCAGAAGATTGATAGCGATTATTATCCTGAG ACACTCCACCAAATGTTTGTTGTGAACGCTGGCAGTGGATTCAAGTGGATATGGAATAGTGTGAAGGGCTTCCTTGACCCAAAAACTTCATCCAAGATTCAT GTGCTTGGTTCGAACTACCAGAGTAGGCTTCTTGAAGTAATAGATTCGAG TGAGTTGCCAGAATTACTTGGTGGTTCATGCACATGTAGTGACAAGGGTGGTTGCCTTGGATCGAACAAAGGGCCATGGAATGATCCTTATATATTGAAG CTGATCCACAATTTGGAAGCTGGATGTATGAGGGAAACCACCAAACCTGTTTCTGAGGGTGGAGAAAGAAGCAGCTCTTCCTTTCGGTTGGAACAGATGAAA TGGCAGGGCATGTTAAGCGATATATCAAATGCTGAATCAGGATCCGATGTTGATGATTTTGGTCCATCATTTGTTCATAAAGTTTCAGGCTATGGTTGCTTGACTCCGGTTCGTGAGGAG GTAAAGGGCACAGATTGTGCAACATACTTGAGCTGCGATGATCAAAGTCACCCGGATATGGTTCCTGAATTTTACCATGGAGTGCAACGAACTACTGAAATGGTGCAGAAACAAATGGCTGATTTCAGGCAATATTCCACCAACAGATAG